One window of Phycodurus eques isolate BA_2022a chromosome 17, UOR_Pequ_1.1, whole genome shotgun sequence genomic DNA carries:
- the LOC133416215 gene encoding cytadherence high molecular weight protein 2-like: protein MKNNVDVDRRSLAIEKEKIEQLKSDLKIWEDHLLTNTQSLETKKTLLQEVNEKKLENIYKKVLRFKANKDDMQKVSLALKKTQENLDQMIDHILKHNKLLQRERIKLDSLLSSMVKQKEDLEEKREQVEAAVERVSKDREKVISMNNNVDTDLRRLAIEKKNVEQLRSDLNVWEDHLMTKTQSLKTKNKLLQEVNEKKPENIFKKVLEFEANKDDIQKVSLALKNSLKSLDPTIDHVLKQNKLLHGERIKLDSLLSSIMKQKEDLEEKRKHVEAALERVSNDKEKVISMKNNVYADRRSLAIEKEKMEQLQSYLKVWEDHLLTNTESLETKKRHLQVVNEKKLENLSKKVLKFEANKDDMQKVSLALKNTRASLDQTADQVLKHKLFQRERSKLDSLLSSMVKQKELEEKREHLEAAVERFSNVREKVISMKNYVDADRIRLAIEKEKLEQLRSDLKVWEYNLMTNRQSLETAKADLHGLHEKNLENIFMEGLKLEANKDGVDQVLLALKNTHSGFDQTTDRVLNHHKLLQRERIKLDVLLSCIVEKHEEENPNVKLLIEKEYLQNLKSMIKQQKECLLGSKDIFCKEILALHFIKFDMRREMVMLEKNIHMFKNKYSKVEITENDFRNCKVEIDTLLQGIKKESKSISELNVQVQIQIDDLQNGKYFQQQRKNVLFEANNDILQKLFANKDKRADKITQYNDLIQVCFDNLFSHILNQREAIGNQNITLKKLHAESRHFKKVLFRKNTIKDKKDKEYLTCLKTKEERKNTIVQKFNHDITTWKSWLGIRAPIQEKRHIENVSDDINSVQKQISPIQQSVKFEKEIMRERMQIRVQQSVPGVVECAKLGKATNAGEFLKSKLKRLNQSLYDNFQKIMHQLAHKNKYCLYLGKIMEDVCYGLEQKLLISGYYKLIEQKTTHLLMTKSNKGIQTEVPLKEFRKIYENINKEHNKSVLQNTTVKQTERFETKCLEEDKHHNITSQFMESEREYRLIVSVSDKVGKEQKQGVYTQPESFVKKGFPTVNNISKRDCMRKIWKDTNVQKKEINQMKYTGHEMKKHLEKQLKVITNFVKTYWIHKKNTFVEKKTLDQGFGKIWGSNSEINHKIQDKKYFHLEKLKVEILCDIETLTVKKENRSRALNTCSSNTQLDMSVENHSR, encoded by the coding sequence atgaaaaataatgttgatgtggatagaagaagccttgccattgagaaggagaagatagaacaaTTGAAGTCTGACCTTAAAAtctgggaagatcacttattgacaaacacacaatcactagaaaccaaaaagacccttctccaggaggtgaatgagaagaaacttgaaaacatttacaagaaaGTACTCAGATTCAAAGCCAACAAGGAtgacatgcagaaagtgtcgCTTGCATTGAAGAAAACTCAAGAAAACCTTGATCAAATGATTGACCACATATTAAAACATAACAAACTGTTGCAGAGGGAAAGGATCAAGCTGGATAGTCTGTTGTCAAGCatggtgaaacaaaaagaagatcttgaggagaagagggaacaAGTAGAAGCTGCTGTGGAAAGAGTCAGCAAAGACAGAGAAAAGGTAATttcaatgaataataatgttgaCACGGATTTAAGAAGACTTGCCATTGAGAAGAAGAACGTGGAACAACTGCGGTCTGACCTTAATGTCTGGGAAGATCACCTAATGACAAAGACACAatcactaaaaacaaaaaataagctTCTCCAGGAGGTGAATGAGAAGAAacctgaaaacattttcaagaaagtaCTCGAATTCGAAGCCAACAAGGATGACATACAGAAAGTGTCTCTTGCGTTGAAGAACTCGCTTAAAAGCCTTGATCCAACGATTGACCAcgtattaaaacaaaacaaacttttgCACGGGGAAAGGATCAAGCTGGATAGTCTGTTGTCAAGcataatgaaacaaaaagaagatcttgaggagaagcggaaacatgttgaagctgcgttggagagagtcagcaacgacaaggaaaaagtcatttcaatgaaaaataatgtttatgCGGACAGAAGAAGCCTTGCCATAGAGAAGGAGAAGATGGAACAACTGCAGTCTTACCTAAAAGTGtgggaagatcacttattgacaaacacagagtcactagaaacaaaaaagagacaTCTCCAGGtggtaaatgagaaaaaactTGAAAACCTTTCCAAGAAAGTACTCAAATTCGAAGCCAACAAGGAtgacatgcagaaagtgtcgcttgcgttgaagaacacgcGTGCAAGCCTTGATCAAACGGCAGACCAAGTATTAAAACATAAACTATTCCAGAGAGAAAGGAGCAAACTCGATAGTTTGTTGTCAAGCatggtgaaacaaaaagaactggaggagaagagggaacatCTTGAAGCTGCTGTTGAGAGATTCAGCAATGTGAGGGAAAAGGTCATATCAATGAAGAATTATGTTGATGCGGATCGAATAAGacttgccattgagaaggagaagtTGGAACAACTGCGGTCTGACCTTAAAGTCTGGGAATATAATTTAATGACTAACAGACAATCACTAGAAACAGCAAAGGCCGATCTCCACGGGTTGCATGAGAAGAatcttgaaaacatttttatggaAGGACTCAAATTAGAAGCCAACAAGGATGGCGTGGATCAAGTGTTGCTTGCGTTGAAGAACACACATTCAGGCTTTGATCAAACGACAGACCGAGTATTAAATCATCACAAACTGTTGCAGAGGGAAAGGATCAAGCTGGATGTTCTACTGTCATGCATAGTGGAAAAACATGAGGAAGAAAACCCAAATGTAAAACTCTTAATTGAAAAAGAATACCTTCAGAATCTGAAGAGCATgatcaaacaacaaaaagagtgCCTGCTTGGATCCAAGGACATTTTTTGCAAAGAAATACTGGCGTTGCATTTCATCAAGTTTGATATGAGACGAGAAATGGTTATGCTTGAAAAGAATATtcacatgtttaaaaacaaatactccAAGGTTGAAATAACAGAAAATGACTTTAGGAACTGTAAAGTAGAAATTGATACGTTACTTCAAGGGATAAAGAAAGAATCAAAGAGCATTTCTGAGCTAAATGTTCAggttcaaattcaaattgatGACCTGCAAAACGGTAAATATTTTCAACAGCAAAGGaagaatgttttgtttgaagcaaacaatgacattttacaGAAATTGTTTGCAAACAAGGATAAGAGAGCCGACAAAATTACccaatacaatgatttaatccaggtttgttttgacaatttattttcacacattttaaatcaGAGAGAAGCTATTGGAAACCAAAATATCACACTGAAAAAACTCCATGCAGAGTCGAGACACtttaaaaaagtgttgtttCGGAAGAATACAATaaaggacaaaaaggacaaagaatATTTAACTTGCTTAAAAActaaggaagaaagaaaaaacactatTGTTCAAAAGTTTAATCACGATATTACCACGTGGAAAAGCTGGTTGGGTATAAGGGCTCCAATACAAGAGAAGAGACACATTGAAAATGTCAGTGATGATATAAACagtgtacaaaaacaaatttctcCGATACAACAAAGTGTTAAGTTTGAAAAAGAAATCATGAGGGAGAGGATGCAAATAAGAGTCCAACAGTCAGTCCCAGGAGTAGTTGAATGCGCCAAGCTCGGCAAAGCAACAAATGCCGGTGAATTTcttaaatcaaaattaaaacgCTTAAATCAAAGTCTATATGATAACTTTCAAAAGATTATGCATCAATtggcacacaaaaataaatattgcctCTATTTGGGTAAAATAATGGAAGATGTGTGTTATGGACTTGAGCAGAAGCTACTGATCAGTGGTTATTATAAGCTGATAGAACAAAAGACCACCCATCTCCTAATGACAAAATCAAACAAGGGAATACAAACTGAGGTTCCATTAAAAGAGTTTAGaaaaatttatgaaaatatcAATAAAGAGCACAATAAATCTGTTCTACAGAATACAACAGTGAAGCAGACAgaacgatttgaaacaaagtgcCTTGAAGAGGATAAACATCATAATATAACAAGTCAATTCATGGAGTCAGAAAGAGAATATCGTCTAATTGTATCCGTCAGTGACAAAGTGGGTAAAGAACAGAAACAGGGGGTTTACACTCAGCCTGAATCATTTGTCAAAAAAGGTTTTCCCACAGTAAACAATATCTCGAAAAGAGATTGCATGCGAAAAATTTGGAAGGatacaaatgtgcaaaaaaaggaaattaatcAGATGAAATATACAGGGCATGAGATGAAAAAACACTTGGAGAAACAGCTAAAGGTAATTACCAATTTTGTTAAAACATATTggatacacaaaaaaaatacatttgtcgaGAAGAAAACTTTAGATCAAGGATTTGGTAAGATATGGGGAAGTAATTCAGAGATAAACCATAAAATACAggataaaaagtattttcaccTTGAGAAACTTAAAGTTGAGATTCTCTGTGATATTGAGACCCTAACTGTCAAAAAGGAAAATAGGAGCAGGGCACTGAATACTTGCTCATCAAATACTCAGTTGGACATGTCAGTAGAAAATCATAGTAGATAA